In a single window of the Desulfovibrio psychrotolerans genome:
- a CDS encoding Lar family restriction alleviation protein has product MREPKPCASCGGRSALLRFDGVYYFLSCEQCEKSGPRADGPEDAVSLWNSRGATMFHYGEDLRRVRIVRRMECEGGHNGRRDDRCAVNIPMVLAVGGERGRRVTGVLRNVSHFGAFMELTGGDLSAVPVDMQDVRDMETFLFFKFPKNLTELALRASNGDGAALRRKLDAVQKLRFSPRHVSQKRDVVGMGGCFVKPQGEDLDMLATLVRCAAEQGDADSDIRHQ; this is encoded by the coding sequence ATGCGGGAGCCGAAGCCGTGCGCCAGTTGCGGCGGCAGATCTGCGTTGTTGCGATTTGATGGTGTGTACTATTTTCTTTCCTGCGAACAGTGTGAAAAAAGCGGCCCGCGGGCCGATGGCCCGGAGGATGCGGTGAGCCTGTGGAACAGCCGCGGGGCCACCATGTTCCACTACGGCGAGGACCTGCGGCGGGTGCGCATTGTCCGGCGTATGGAATGCGAAGGCGGGCATAACGGCAGGCGCGATGACCGCTGCGCCGTGAATATTCCCATGGTGCTTGCCGTGGGAGGTGAGCGCGGACGCCGGGTTACGGGCGTGCTGCGCAACGTTTCGCATTTCGGGGCGTTCATGGAACTGACGGGGGGCGACCTGAGCGCTGTTCCCGTGGACATGCAGGATGTCCGCGACATGGAGACATTTCTGTTCTTCAAGTTTCCCAAAAATCTGACAGAACTGGCCTTGCGCGCCAGCAACGGTGACGGTGCCGCCCTGCGGCGCAAGCTGGACGCGGTGCAGAAGCTGCGGTTCAGCCCGCGTCACGTATCCCAGAAACGGGACGTGGTGGGTATGGGCGGATGCTTTGTCAAACCGCAGGGCGAGGATCTGGACATGCTGGCAACGCTGGTACGCTGCGCCGCCGAGCAGGGTGATGCCGATTCCGATATACGTCACCAGTGA
- a CDS encoding FmdE family protein: MNIGNYTFEEFKQLAAGFHGYPAPGLLIGGYMVEEARVRLPEGTLFEAMVETSKCLPDAVQLLTLCSTGNQWMKVLNLGRYALSLYDKFSGEGWRVYVDSEKLKAWPEIHGWFMKLKPKKEQDTDRLFAEIEAAGATICSVQQIVIRSKYLGHSHMSAISECPVCREAYPLTDGAICRGCQGEAPYSVVHGSTGAGASLAGTGSAGVAGSVLSRPALRTVSAEEAVGQKALHDMTQIIPGETKEPAFRAGQELSVGDVCRLQQMGRFRVHVEDQVPGDEWVHENDAVAAFAARMAGEGIEYDLPPAEGKINFRAAHDGLLSIDLDALERFNLCPNVMLATRQSASLVDSGKDVAGCRAIPLYISRDHFSRAMAALGHEPLLRVLPLRKARVGILVTGTEVFKGIIQDKFAPIITNKVVALGSSVSGSLIVPDDRAMIADGVRSLLDGGADLIVTTAGLSVDPDDVTLPALEDAGLTDVLYGVPVLPGTMTLLGRIGTAQVIGVPACALFFKTTGFDLLLPRLLASDTITRKELARYGEGGFCLQCKACTFPKCPFGK; the protein is encoded by the coding sequence ATGAACATCGGAAACTACACCTTTGAAGAATTCAAGCAGTTGGCTGCCGGGTTCCACGGCTACCCCGCCCCCGGTCTTCTCATCGGCGGCTACATGGTGGAGGAAGCCCGGGTCCGGCTTCCGGAAGGCACTCTTTTCGAGGCCATGGTGGAAACATCCAAATGCCTGCCGGACGCCGTGCAGTTGCTGACCCTGTGTTCCACCGGCAACCAGTGGATGAAAGTGCTCAATCTGGGCCGCTACGCCCTTTCGCTGTACGACAAATTTTCCGGCGAAGGCTGGCGCGTGTATGTGGATTCCGAAAAGCTTAAGGCATGGCCGGAAATCCACGGCTGGTTCATGAAGCTCAAGCCCAAAAAAGAACAGGACACAGACAGACTGTTCGCGGAAATAGAAGCTGCCGGAGCCACCATCTGTTCGGTGCAGCAGATTGTCATCCGCTCCAAATATCTCGGCCACTCGCACATGAGTGCCATTTCGGAATGCCCGGTATGCCGCGAGGCATATCCGCTGACGGACGGAGCCATCTGCCGGGGCTGTCAGGGCGAAGCCCCCTACAGCGTTGTACACGGGAGCACCGGTGCCGGAGCTTCGCTGGCCGGAACAGGCAGTGCTGGCGTTGCCGGCAGCGTGCTTTCCCGCCCCGCCCTGCGCACTGTTTCCGCAGAAGAGGCCGTGGGGCAGAAAGCCCTGCACGACATGACCCAGATTATCCCCGGCGAGACCAAGGAACCCGCTTTCCGCGCCGGGCAGGAACTTTCGGTGGGCGATGTGTGCCGTCTGCAGCAGATGGGCCGCTTCCGCGTGCATGTGGAAGACCAGGTCCCCGGTGACGAATGGGTGCACGAAAACGATGCCGTGGCTGCCTTTGCCGCCCGCATGGCGGGAGAGGGCATTGAGTACGACCTGCCTCCCGCCGAGGGCAAAATCAACTTCCGCGCCGCCCATGACGGTCTGCTGTCCATAGACCTCGACGCCCTGGAACGCTTCAACCTCTGCCCCAACGTCATGCTCGCCACACGGCAGTCCGCCTCGCTGGTGGACAGCGGCAAGGATGTGGCAGGGTGCCGCGCCATTCCCCTATACATTTCCCGCGACCACTTCAGCCGCGCCATGGCTGCACTGGGCCATGAACCCCTGCTGCGCGTCCTGCCGCTGCGCAAGGCGCGGGTGGGCATTCTGGTCACGGGCACAGAGGTCTTCAAGGGCATCATTCAGGACAAGTTCGCGCCCATCATCACCAACAAGGTAGTGGCGCTGGGTTCGTCAGTCTCCGGCTCGCTCATCGTACCGGACGACCGCGCCATGATAGCGGACGGCGTGCGCAGCCTGCTGGACGGCGGAGCGGATCTCATCGTCACCACGGCAGGCCTTTCCGTGGACCCGGACGACGTAACCCTGCCCGCTCTGGAAGACGCGGGGCTCACGGACGTGCTTTACGGCGTTCCCGTGCTTCCCGGCACCATGACCCTGCTGGGCCGCATCGGCACGGCGCAGGTCATCGGCGTGCCCGCCTGCGCGCTGTTCTTCAAGACCACCGGGTTTGACCTGCTGCTCCCGCGCCTGCTCGCAAGCGACACCATCACCCGCAAGGAACTGGCGCGCTACGGCGAAGGCGGCTTCTGCCTGCAATGCAAGGCGTGCACCTTCCCCAAGTGCCCGTTCGGAAAATAA
- the bioB gene encoding biotin synthase BioB, producing the protein MHASRTDHAEFIHSLAQRIVRAAHPAQARLTEEEALALAALPRSAAMDLVGGARRIAAACRGNATFTCGIINAKSGRCSENCAFCAQSAHHATGVAVYPLLSNQDLMDRAMQLADAGADRYGIVTSGNTVTDRELDNLCEAAQRIITRTGLGLCASLGQLTQHRAARLRQAGFSSYHHNLETARSFFPHICTTHPYEDDVTTVRHALDAGFRVCSGGILGLGESPAQRVELAFTLRDMGVHSVPVNFLNPIAGTRLADRPTLHPLEALAALALFRFILPDRDILVAGGRETTLGDYQSWVFMAGANGLMIGNYLTTSGRDMAADMAMLADMGLLPVS; encoded by the coding sequence ATGCACGCCTCCCGTACCGACCACGCAGAATTCATCCACAGCCTCGCGCAGCGCATAGTGCGCGCCGCCCACCCGGCGCAAGCCCGCCTTACAGAGGAAGAGGCTCTTGCGCTGGCTGCCCTGCCGCGCTCAGCCGCCATGGATCTTGTGGGCGGAGCACGGCGCATAGCCGCTGCCTGCCGTGGCAACGCCACCTTCACCTGCGGCATCATAAACGCCAAGTCCGGCCGTTGTTCAGAGAACTGCGCCTTCTGCGCCCAGTCCGCGCACCATGCCACCGGGGTTGCCGTCTACCCCCTGCTCAGCAATCAGGACCTTATGGACCGCGCCATGCAACTGGCAGACGCAGGGGCAGACCGTTACGGCATTGTCACCAGCGGCAACACCGTGACAGACAGGGAACTGGACAACCTGTGCGAGGCCGCGCAGCGCATTATCACCCGTACAGGGCTGGGGCTGTGTGCCTCGCTGGGGCAGCTTACCCAGCACCGGGCGGCACGGCTGCGGCAGGCGGGCTTTTCCAGCTACCATCATAATCTGGAGACCGCGCGCAGCTTTTTTCCGCACATCTGCACCACACACCCGTACGAAGATGATGTGACAACCGTGCGGCACGCGCTGGACGCCGGATTCCGGGTGTGCAGCGGGGGCATTCTTGGGCTGGGCGAAAGCCCGGCGCAGCGGGTGGAACTGGCGTTCACCCTGCGCGATATGGGCGTGCATTCGGTGCCGGTGAACTTTCTCAACCCCATCGCGGGCACACGGCTGGCAGACCGGCCCACACTGCACCCCTTAGAGGCTCTTGCCGCGCTGGCACTGTTCCGCTTCATCCTGCCGGACAGGGACATCCTTGTGGCAGGCGGGCGCGAAACAACACTGGGTGACTATCAGTCATGGGTGTTCATGGCAGGAGCCAACGGCCTGATGATAGGCAACTACCTCACCACCTCCGGACGGGACATGGCGGCAGACATGGCCATGCTGGCCGATATGGGGCTGCTTCCTGTCTCATGA
- a CDS encoding AzlD domain-containing protein, with translation MQYSDALVLLIIAGMAVVTYLPRVLPIWALSSRELPPVAVRWLGYVPTAILSALLAPALLVQDGAVALNTGNLSLLAAVPTFLVAWRTRSFFGTVAVGMVCVAAGRYFGWQ, from the coding sequence ATGCAGTATTCCGACGCGCTTGTGCTGTTGATCATAGCAGGGATGGCCGTGGTAACCTATCTGCCGCGCGTGCTGCCGATATGGGCGCTTTCCTCGCGGGAGCTGCCCCCCGTGGCGGTGCGCTGGCTGGGCTACGTACCCACCGCCATTCTCAGTGCGCTGCTGGCTCCCGCCCTGCTGGTGCAGGACGGTGCGGTGGCGCTGAACACGGGCAATCTTTCGCTGCTGGCGGCGGTGCCCACCTTTCTGGTGGCGTGGCGCACCCGCAGCTTTTTCGGCACCGTGGCCGTGGGCATGGTCTGCGTGGCGGCGGGGCGGTATTTCGGCTGGCAGTAG
- a CDS encoding AzlC family ABC transporter permease yields MAAHTRRQAQTAGSSDTVLRNEAIPDTDSPGGTAAAVAASGMDTGFSGAHPGTHPGTHPRLLADTLSGMRQALPIVMGYLPVGFAYGVLARKVGLSEWNTILMSVLVYAGSAQFIAVSLLAASVSPLSVVLTTFVVNLRHLLMAAALAPYLRGWSRLRQALFAFELTDESFAMHTRRFAEGRTGAAETYALNATAQSSWIAGAVLGVFSSNLIGDVKPLGLDYALAAMFIALLVGQVRTNMHVLVGLASAALSVGFMLAGAGQWNVILATVCGATLGTVLCCREKKGA; encoded by the coding sequence ATGGCAGCACACACAAGACGACAGGCGCAGACCGCCGGTTCATCGGATACGGTTTTACGGAACGAGGCTATTCCGGATACGGACTCTCCGGGCGGGACTGCTGCGGCTGTAGCGGCTTCCGGTATGGATACAGGGTTTTCCGGTGCGCACCCCGGTACGCACCCCGGCACGCACCCCAGACTGCTGGCGGATACGCTTTCGGGCATGCGGCAGGCACTGCCCATCGTCATGGGCTACCTGCCCGTGGGATTCGCCTACGGCGTGCTTGCCCGCAAGGTCGGGCTTTCCGAATGGAACACCATTCTCATGTCCGTGCTGGTCTATGCGGGGTCTGCGCAATTTATTGCGGTGAGCCTGCTGGCGGCTTCGGTTTCGCCGCTTTCGGTGGTGCTGACCACCTTTGTGGTGAACCTGCGCCACCTGCTCATGGCGGCGGCACTGGCACCATACCTGCGGGGCTGGTCGCGGCTGCGGCAGGCGCTGTTTGCCTTTGAACTGACGGACGAATCTTTTGCCATGCACACCCGCCGTTTTGCGGAAGGACGCACAGGCGCGGCGGAAACCTATGCCCTGAACGCCACGGCGCAGTCTTCATGGATAGCGGGTGCGGTGCTGGGCGTGTTTTCCAGCAACCTTATCGGAGACGTGAAGCCGCTGGGGCTGGACTATGCCCTTGCCGCCATGTTCATAGCCCTGCTGGTGGGGCAGGTGCGTACCAACATGCATGTGCTGGTGGGGCTGGCATCGGCTGCACTTTCCGTGGGATTTATGCTGGCGGGCGCGGGACAGTGGAACGTGATTCTGGCAACCGTGTGCGGCGCCACGCTGGGCACCGTGCTCTGCTGCCGCGAAAAAAAGGGGGCGTAA
- the chrA gene encoding chromate efflux transporter: MERINKPAGAQDLSGAERPSDGEESAGNVRFVDAAALWLRVGLFSFGGPAGQVAMMYRMVVEERRWVSNGRFLHALNYCNLLPGPEAQQLATYVGWLLHGTRGGLVAGTLFILPGFLVVLALSALYAAFSQVPAVEALFWGLKPAVLAVVVMALMRIGSKALVGAYAWALAFGAFLALFVFGVPFPLVVLMAGILGWARHEIGANGTGTPASSASSGSSGTQDEDEEPVNGREHAAPTVRGSLRVLATWLTLWLVPVFLLLAILGPENVYARIAVFFSKMAVVSFGGAYAVLAYVAQAAVADFGWLSAEDMLNGLGLAESTPGPLILVLEYVGYLAAYRNAGDLPPALAGMLGATLAVWVTFTPCFLWIFLGAPFIERLRGVRALSAALSGITASVVGVIFNLALWFALHSLFGRVDALAFPGGSLPVPDMATADVPALVLAFAAFVALHRLWLGMIPVLAGCAAAGMLWRLVL; encoded by the coding sequence ATGGAACGCATCAATAAACCAGCAGGGGCGCAAGACCTGTCTGGGGCTGAGCGGCCTTCTGACGGGGAAGAATCGGCAGGCAACGTGCGGTTTGTTGACGCGGCGGCACTGTGGTTGCGGGTGGGGCTGTTCAGCTTCGGCGGTCCCGCGGGGCAGGTAGCCATGATGTACCGCATGGTGGTGGAAGAGCGCAGGTGGGTGAGCAACGGGCGTTTCCTGCACGCCCTGAACTACTGCAACCTGCTGCCGGGACCGGAGGCGCAGCAACTGGCCACGTATGTGGGCTGGCTGCTGCACGGCACGCGGGGCGGACTGGTGGCGGGCACGCTGTTCATATTGCCGGGATTTCTGGTGGTGCTGGCCCTTTCCGCCCTGTACGCGGCCTTCAGTCAGGTGCCCGCCGTGGAGGCACTGTTCTGGGGGCTTAAGCCCGCCGTGCTGGCCGTGGTGGTTATGGCGCTTATGCGCATCGGAAGCAAGGCGTTGGTGGGGGCGTATGCGTGGGCGCTGGCCTTCGGGGCGTTTCTGGCGCTGTTTGTCTTCGGGGTGCCTTTCCCTTTGGTGGTGCTGATGGCGGGGATTCTGGGCTGGGCTCGTCATGAAATAGGGGCTAACGGGACGGGAACACCCGCCTCTTCCGCCTCCTCGGGCTCTTCCGGCACACAGGACGAGGATGAAGAACCGGTCAATGGCCGTGAGCATGCCGCGCCGACGGTACGGGGCAGCCTGCGGGTGCTGGCAACGTGGCTCACCCTGTGGCTTGTGCCCGTATTTTTGCTGCTGGCGATTCTGGGCCCGGAGAACGTGTATGCGCGCATAGCGGTCTTTTTCAGCAAGATGGCGGTGGTGAGCTTTGGCGGTGCCTATGCCGTGCTTGCCTACGTGGCGCAGGCGGCGGTGGCGGATTTCGGATGGCTTTCGGCAGAGGACATGCTCAATGGTCTGGGACTGGCCGAAAGCACGCCCGGCCCCCTGATTCTGGTGCTGGAATACGTGGGCTATCTGGCGGCCTACCGCAATGCGGGCGATCTGCCGCCTGCCCTGGCGGGGATGCTGGGCGCTACGCTGGCCGTGTGGGTTACCTTTACTCCCTGCTTCCTGTGGATATTTTTGGGGGCACCCTTCATTGAGCGGCTGCGGGGCGTGCGTGCCCTTTCTGCCGCCCTTTCCGGCATAACGGCCTCTGTAGTGGGCGTGATATTCAACCTTGCGTTATGGTTTGCCCTGCATTCCCTGTTCGGCAGGGTGGATGCGCTGGCTTTTCCCGGTGGCAGCCTGCCCGTGCCCGATATGGCCACGGCGGATGTGCCCGCGCTGGTGCTGGCTTTTGCAGCCTTTGTGGCCCTGCACCGCCTGTGGCTGGGTATGATACCTGTGCTGGCGGGGTGTGCCGCAGCCGGAATGCTCTGGCGGCTGGTGCTGTAA
- the mutY gene encoding A/G-specific adenine glycosylase, producing MLHSHDHAAFADSLLLWFSQHQRPLPWRRDYTPYQVWISEIMLQQTQMERGVEYFLRWMDRLPDIAAVADADEETVLKLWEGLGYYSRVRNLHRAARIIVREHAGEFPGRLEHIRALPGIGDYTAAAIASIAFRQDVACVDANVERVLARVCDIDTPVKQKENMAFVRATAQALLPPGKAREFNQAMMELGALVCSKKARCEDCPVRRWCEAHHLGIVHERPVPAARKPVSHIDVATGVLVHQGRIFIQKRPDHGVWAGFWEFPGGCVEPGETPERTVEREFMEEMEFPVEHAGKITVIHHGYTTYRVTLHCFFLRLRSGTSPAPVLHAATDHRWVRFGELTDYTLPAGHRKLADMLATDLRLPALLDG from the coding sequence ATGCTGCACTCCCACGACCACGCCGCCTTTGCGGACTCCCTGCTCCTTTGGTTTTCGCAACACCAGCGTCCCCTGCCGTGGCGGCGGGATTACACGCCCTATCAGGTGTGGATATCCGAAATTATGCTCCAACAAACTCAAATGGAACGGGGCGTGGAGTACTTTCTGCGCTGGATGGACCGCCTGCCGGACATAGCCGCCGTGGCAGACGCGGACGAAGAAACCGTCCTCAAACTCTGGGAGGGACTGGGCTACTATTCCCGGGTGCGCAATCTGCACAGGGCGGCACGCATCATCGTGCGCGAGCATGCAGGGGAATTTCCCGGACGTCTGGAGCATATCCGCGCCCTGCCCGGCATAGGCGACTACACGGCAGCCGCCATCGCCTCCATTGCCTTCCGGCAGGATGTGGCGTGCGTGGACGCCAACGTGGAGCGCGTGCTTGCCCGCGTGTGCGACATCGATACCCCCGTGAAGCAGAAGGAAAACATGGCCTTTGTGCGGGCTACCGCGCAGGCGCTGCTGCCTCCCGGCAAAGCGCGGGAGTTCAATCAGGCCATGATGGAACTGGGAGCGCTGGTCTGCTCCAAAAAAGCACGCTGCGAGGATTGCCCGGTCCGCCGCTGGTGCGAGGCGCACCATCTGGGCATAGTGCATGAACGTCCCGTGCCGGCAGCCCGCAAACCTGTCAGCCATATCGATGTGGCCACCGGAGTGCTGGTACACCAGGGGCGCATCTTCATCCAGAAACGCCCCGACCACGGGGTATGGGCGGGATTCTGGGAGTTTCCCGGCGGCTGTGTGGAACCGGGGGAAACGCCTGAACGCACGGTGGAACGCGAGTTCATGGAAGAAATGGAATTTCCTGTTGAGCACGCAGGCAAGATAACCGTCATCCACCACGGCTACACCACCTATCGCGTGACCCTGCACTGCTTTTTCCTGCGCCTGCGCAGCGGCACCTCCCCCGCCCCGGTGCTGCACGCCGCCACGGACCACCGCTGGGTACGCTTCGGGGAACTAACGGACTACACCCTCCCCGCAGGGCACCGCAAACTTGCAGACATGCTCGCTACAGACCTGCGCCTGCCCGCCCTGCTGGACGGGTAG
- a CDS encoding two-component system sensor histidine kinase NtrB, whose product MVTYRPSTSVFINISLLAVITLVLLLFGVTDYLREKNRYYSELVLRIEQTTEQMAASLALTLWNFQDDQTRTIVHNGFMERDIQAILVTDTLSGRVASGGVRAPDGSVRAVETLEGAFDEKAVQQGVRTDAAPRGLPDADPGSVGDMRATGGSGTGAGRIVKAERSIELHGRVLGTIAVQGTTAHADARAAASLRRIAVSIITLDLLIFLLLNNILKLYIGTPLRRIENYARTVSMSDGAAVSAPEDAFLQEMNSLRQSMVIMVSRLQNQYDALRLAHTFIQEMLDSMPSIVIGVEQGQGDAFRVTHCNKAAQQATGLDADALVGADLYTVLPRMAAYGPVIESAMREGRAVSLVNQSIQGAIQGAASSLESSESASSEPALYGKGGTGKRLETVMVFPVSRGAAGSVVIRLDDVTEQARMEELILQTEKMMSVGGLAAGMAHEINNPLAGILLGVQNIQRRFSADLPANEAAARASGCDLSAMHGYMRDRGITSLLQGIRESGERAARIVSNMLSFARQSQDSHTAVCLDTLLDKCIELASTDYDLKKKYDFKSIRIAKEYAPDVPEVLCSPQEIEQVVLNLLRNAAQALFRETAADGERVPRITIRLYRDNGNAMIEVEDNGPGVPEDNFRQVFEPFFTTKQPGAGTGLGLSVSYFIITRNHGGSIWLDTEYRGGARFCIRLPGAGEACVGSEGNAEPGEPGEPGEPGHAPGQDVS is encoded by the coding sequence ATGGTTACGTATCGCCCATCCACATCTGTTTTCATTAATATCTCCCTGCTTGCCGTTATCACATTGGTGCTTCTGCTCTTCGGAGTGACGGATTATCTGCGGGAAAAGAACCGGTATTACAGTGAACTTGTGCTGCGCATTGAGCAGACTACAGAGCAGATGGCCGCCAGTCTGGCGCTGACGCTATGGAATTTTCAGGACGACCAGACCCGCACTATTGTACATAACGGCTTCATGGAGCGGGACATTCAGGCCATTCTGGTGACGGACACCCTTTCCGGCAGAGTGGCGAGCGGCGGCGTGCGTGCCCCGGATGGCAGCGTGCGTGCGGTGGAAACGCTGGAAGGAGCGTTTGACGAGAAAGCCGTACAGCAGGGAGTGCGAACGGATGCGGCACCGCGGGGTCTGCCAGATGCTGATCCGGGCAGCGTGGGAGACATGCGCGCCACGGGGGGGAGTGGTACCGGAGCCGGACGGATTGTTAAGGCCGAACGGAGCATAGAGTTGCACGGGCGGGTGCTGGGGACCATTGCCGTACAGGGCACCACCGCTCACGCGGACGCGCGGGCTGCGGCTTCGCTACGGCGTATTGCGGTGTCTATCATCACGCTGGACCTGCTCATTTTTCTGCTGCTCAACAATATTCTGAAGCTCTACATAGGTACCCCGCTCAGGCGCATAGAGAATTATGCCCGCACGGTGAGCATGAGTGACGGGGCTGCTGTGTCTGCGCCTGAGGATGCCTTTTTGCAGGAAATGAACAGCCTGCGTCAGTCTATGGTCATTATGGTTTCCCGGTTGCAGAATCAGTATGATGCCTTGCGGCTGGCGCATACGTTTATTCAGGAAATGCTGGATTCCATGCCGTCCATCGTTATCGGCGTGGAGCAGGGGCAGGGGGATGCGTTCAGGGTCACCCACTGCAACAAGGCGGCACAGCAGGCAACCGGGCTTGATGCCGATGCACTGGTGGGGGCGGACCTTTACACGGTGCTGCCCCGCATGGCGGCGTACGGCCCGGTTATTGAATCGGCCATGCGCGAAGGGCGGGCGGTTTCCCTTGTCAATCAGTCTATACAGGGGGCCATACAGGGGGCTGCATCGTCGCTCGAATCGTCTGAATCTGCATCGTCTGAACCTGCATTGTATGGGAAGGGCGGAACGGGAAAGCGGCTGGAGACGGTTATGGTTTTTCCGGTGTCCAGAGGGGCGGCAGGCAGTGTGGTTATTCGGCTGGACGATGTGACCGAGCAGGCGCGTATGGAGGAGCTTATCCTTCAGACCGAGAAGATGATGTCTGTGGGCGGTCTGGCGGCCGGTATGGCGCACGAGATTAACAATCCGCTGGCGGGCATACTGCTCGGGGTGCAGAATATTCAGCGGCGGTTCTCTGCGGACCTGCCTGCCAATGAAGCTGCGGCGCGGGCCAGCGGGTGCGACTTGTCCGCCATGCATGGCTATATGCGGGATCGCGGCATAACCTCGCTGCTGCAGGGCATACGGGAATCCGGCGAACGCGCCGCCCGTATTGTAAGCAATATGCTGAGCTTTGCACGGCAGAGTCAGGACAGTCACACCGCGGTTTGTCTGGATACCCTGCTGGACAAGTGCATAGAGCTTGCCTCTACCGACTATGACCTGAAGAAGAAATACGATTTCAAGAGTATACGCATTGCCAAGGAATATGCGCCCGATGTGCCGGAGGTGCTGTGCTCTCCGCAGGAGATAGAACAGGTGGTGTTGAACCTGCTGCGCAACGCGGCACAGGCCCTTTTCCGGGAGACGGCTGCGGATGGGGAACGCGTGCCGCGCATTACCATTCGGCTATACCGGGACAACGGCAACGCCATGATAGAGGTGGAAGACAACGGCCCCGGCGTGCCGGAAGACAATTTCCGGCAGGTGTTCGAGCCGTTTTTCACCACCAAGCAGCCGGGAGCGGGAACCGGGCTTGGGCTTTCTGTCTCGTACTTCATCATTACCCGCAACCACGGGGGCAGCATCTGGCTGGATACGGAATACCGGGGCGGGGCGCGTTTCTGCATCCGGCTGCCCGGCGCAGGCGAGGCGTGTGTGGGGTCGGAAGGGAATGCCGAACCGGGCGAACCGGGCGAACCGGGAGAACCGGGACATGCGCCCGGACAGGACGTTTCTTAG
- a CDS encoding ABC transporter substrate-binding protein, which translates to MTHTSPDTYRRLVRHTAACLLLCLSALFTMPAHTARAEHPITLLHYWTGSMAGGIADMVDAYNARSPAIPVKAVGMEHESFKTAIRGMLASGNGPDIFSYWAGARTQSLIDAGQLAPVDAVWNASNLSAVFPPAVAQACTYNGQKYAIPVTQHLVGFFYNVKQFAALGLEPPATWEQFLAVCGKLRAAGVAPLALGNRERWPAQFWFDYLLLRTAGPEYRQRLMQSRAAYTDSEVVRAFTLWRQLLDAGYFSPVTESADWAEAAREVREGRAGMTLMGTWVMGYYAEQLGWKEGEDYDFFVFPAIEPGVPLVAVGPIDVLVMAPHGHEQEMRQVLAYFADTELQQVMSLGSGALAPSSLVPPDFYSPLKRRLATIVQHAESWQFAYDLTVPPVTADAGLGLFAAFLRGEQRLDSLLRSMQKRMEAASPVPGKAP; encoded by the coding sequence ATGACCCACACTTCTCCGGACACATACCGGCGTTTGGTCAGACACACGGCAGCCTGCCTGCTGCTCTGTCTGTCTGCGCTGTTTACCATGCCTGCGCACACCGCACGGGCGGAGCATCCCATCACCCTGCTGCACTACTGGACAGGCTCTATGGCCGGGGGCATAGCCGACATGGTAGATGCCTACAACGCACGCTCACCCGCCATTCCCGTCAAAGCCGTGGGCATGGAGCACGAATCCTTCAAAACCGCCATACGCGGCATGCTGGCCTCCGGCAACGGGCCGGACATCTTCAGTTACTGGGCCGGGGCGCGTACACAGTCGCTTATCGATGCCGGACAGCTGGCCCCCGTGGACGCGGTGTGGAACGCCTCCAACCTCTCCGCCGTTTTCCCTCCTGCGGTGGCGCAGGCCTGCACCTACAACGGTCAAAAATACGCCATTCCTGTCACCCAGCACCTTGTGGGTTTTTTTTATAACGTCAAACAGTTTGCCGCCCTTGGCCTTGAACCGCCCGCAACATGGGAACAGTTTCTTGCCGTGTGCGGGAAGCTGCGCGCCGCCGGAGTGGCCCCTCTGGCACTCGGCAACAGGGAACGCTGGCCCGCGCAGTTCTGGTTCGACTACCTGCTCCTGCGCACCGCCGGGCCTGAATACCGGCAACGCCTGATGCAGAGCAGGGCCGCCTATACGGACAGCGAAGTGGTTCGGGCCTTTACCCTGTGGAGACAGCTTCTGGATGCAGGGTACTTCAGCCCCGTCACGGAATCGGCAGACTGGGCAGAGGCCGCGCGCGAGGTACGCGAAGGCAGGGCGGGCATGACCCTCATGGGCACGTGGGTCATGGGGTATTACGCTGAACAGCTTGGCTGGAAGGAAGGGGAGGATTACGACTTCTTCGTCTTTCCCGCCATAGAACCGGGTGTGCCGCTCGTGGCCGTAGGCCCCATAGATGTTCTGGTCATGGCACCACATGGGCACGAGCAGGAGATGCGGCAGGTGCTGGCCTATTTTGCGGATACGGAACTGCAGCAGGTCATGAGTCTGGGTTCAGGCGCACTGGCCCCAAGTTCCCTTGTACCCCCGGACTTCTATTCCCCGCTCAAGCGGCGTCTGGCAACCATTGTGCAGCATGCGGAAAGCTGGCAGTTCGCCTACGACCTTACTGTACCGCCGGTTACCGCCGATGCCGGGCTGGGCCTTTTTGCCGCCTTCCTGCGCGGCGAGCAGCGGCTGGATTCCCTGCTGCGCAGCATGCAGAAACGCATGGAAGCGGCAAGCCCTGTGCCCGGAAAGGCTCCCTGA